From the Leptospira inadai serovar Lyme str. 10 genome, the window CAAAGATAAGGTTCTAAAAAACAAGGACGAACTGACTGATGCGATTCGAAAATTCGAGGTTGAATCCGAAAATGTTCTATCGTTGGGTATGCTGAAGAGCCCGGAGAATTTCCGGAAATCCGTAGAGGATCTTTCCGCAAAAGATATCCGGATGAAGCAGCTTTCCGAGAAGACGATCGAAAGATTGATTCAGGACTAGTATTTATCCCGAATCCTTCGCTGTTTAAAGCCCGGCTATTTGCCGGGCATGTCTTCCTTTTATCAAATCCCAAACCCAATCTCCTCCGCCACGGACTCTTTCGAACGACTATATTCCAGGCATTAGGTGTTAGTGTTCTAAACCAAACCGCTTCAATATACAAAATATTGATCCGCTTAGGTTTGCAGGTCAGGTTTTGCATCTAAATAGGATTAAAGAGATAGGAACATAGAAAAAGATTTGCAGCGGATTCGTTTGGTTTCGATTCTTTGTCCCAAGTGAGAAGAGATATCACGAAAGCTATCCTAGCTATTTTGATCTGCATCGCCATGCCTATCGTAGGCGGGGAAGCGGATGAAGTCCGCTATGTACTGATCACTTCAGGCGTATTAAACGTGAGAGAATCGCCGGAGTCCGGAAAAATTCTATTTACTCTCAATAAGGGCGCAAAAGTAAGACTCCTATCCGAGCCATCCTCCCAAGATTGGGCGAAAGTAAAGTTGGAGGATGGACGAACCGGTTTTGTTTCCAGAAAGTATTTAGGTCCGACTCCGCCTGAAACTTTGGATTCGTACAAACTGATCGGGCTAGTCTGGTCCGGTTATGATCCCAAAGATTTGCCGATTTTTGTTCCACTCGCGTTCTTTAGTAAGAACGGTTGGCAGGAAGCAAAGGACGAATACGAATTCGATTATAAATTCCGAAGCGGCATCGACGGAAATTTACCTTCGGTGGCTCTGGTCTCGGGAAATAAAGGGCCTGGATTTTCCGCTAAGAATCCGACCACATACGGATGCCAACAATGGCCCGCGATAAAAGTAAAACCGACGTCCGTTCTGGATTCGAAAATTTCTTATCTTGTACATTCCGCGGATATGGCGCTCCGTTCGATCCCTCTCCATGAACTCTCGCAGGCGGATGCGGATTATGAACTCTTTCGATCCTTAGCCGAAACTACCTGGAAAGCGCGGGGCTATCCCGAGACCCAATGGCTTCGATCCAAAATTCAGGAGGTGTACGAATTTAAGACTTCTAAAAAAGAGACCTTTATCTCGGGCAGAATCGCATTCTCGGAAGGAATCTCGGAACGAAGATATTTGTATTTACTCGCCAGGAAATCGGGAACGGATCGAGTCTTGATCGCGTACGAAAATTCGGATACGCTCTCGCAGGAACTAGGAACGTACGGCGGTTATTTTCATCTTGTAGGCGCGGTTTATCGGGAAGAAGATCCTGTTCCAGTACTTATTTTCACGGATATCGGGTACGACTCTTCGATCAAAACTCTTTACGAACTTCGGAACGGAACATTACGACTCATTCTCAAAGGCGCGGGGGATGCGTGCTAAGCTCCCAATCGAATCGCGT encodes:
- a CDS encoding SH3 domain-containing protein; the protein is MSQVRRDITKAILAILICIAMPIVGGEADEVRYVLITSGVLNVRESPESGKILFTLNKGAKVRLLSEPSSQDWAKVKLEDGRTGFVSRKYLGPTPPETLDSYKLIGLVWSGYDPKDLPIFVPLAFFSKNGWQEAKDEYEFDYKFRSGIDGNLPSVALVSGNKGPGFSAKNPTTYGCQQWPAIKVKPTSVLDSKISYLVHSADMALRSIPLHELSQADADYELFRSLAETTWKARGYPETQWLRSKIQEVYEFKTSKKETFISGRIAFSEGISERRYLYLLARKSGTDRVLIAYENSDTLSQELGTYGGYFHLVGAVYREEDPVPVLIFTDIGYDSSIKTLYELRNGTLRLILKGAGDAC